In Nymphalis io chromosome 13, ilAglIoxx1.1, whole genome shotgun sequence, one genomic interval encodes:
- the LOC126773006 gene encoding FAST kinase domain-containing protein 4: MLKFSGLVIWRLGSRSSLRKYSSSGATVFKAHKTDSSTNVTDRNIEGNSLGLKDGSSLVAAAFASLNSSEQDDNKKPSVKSVKQSRTQQLDSQIIRATDVDSLLLAAENPVISRRHALKMVSVLSEWSSNNKVKLSDFEKDPRFLKLCRILARTPTSQAMSSLTMAEDLSTVLGITGDDEAARLIANLSLSQMIKVMKALQVKGRRSTPLLRALSYNITKQPEKIDLKKSADLLFSMAALNFPDPVLMDRICSDVIDILPENTDKPAVVNSILVSLGLLKYRHETVLLALTKWIQKYRKICRPGDIASAIITLATVDYMPAQLDSLIEEALSLKEDEMTKASSWLDLVFSLLILDKAQEHHLVSTLKPEFIDKLLSAGEIPIPSRRKLMAIDAYVGLKFPSTSIRLAEDIAVGVPIVYTKEKALYVQNIMDTFRSLVSAETFLRKECQSGMGFLYDAEFVVDSKCHPVSLDKAANRKDVHRIAVLGLDYHDLTRKEPVPLGVNKLYSRLLQLKGFKVLEIPYTEFNPKEKLVIRVQYIENRLKEIITSTKTS, encoded by the exons ATGTTGAAATTTAGCGGGTTAGTTATTTGGAGGTTAGGTTCTCGAAGTTCTTTGAGAAAATATTCATCTTCAGGTGCGACAGTGTTCAAAGCACATAAAACAGACTCGTCAACAAATGTTACTGACAGAAATATCGAGGGTAATTCTCTGGGATTAAAAGACGGTTCAA gtttAGTTGCAGCTGCTTTTGCTTCTCTCAATTCTTCAGAGCAGGATGATAATAAAAAGCCAAGTGTTAAATCTGTGAAACAAAGCCGTACCCAGCAACTAGACAGCCAAATCATTAGAGCAACAGATGTGGATTCCTTGCTATTAGCTGCTGAAAACCCCGTCATATCTAGGAGGCATGCACTTAAG ATGGTATCAGTATTATCGGAATGGTCCAGTAATAACAAGGTTAAGTTATCTGACTTTGAAAAGGATCCACGCTTCCTTAAGTTATGTCGTATCTTAGCCAGGACACCTACTAGCCAGGCTATGAGCTCGCTCACAATGGCTGAAGATCTAAGCACAGTACTTGGTATCACTGGTGATGATGAAGCAGCTAGGCTTATAGCTAATCTTTCATTGTCGCAAATGATCAAG GTGATGAAAGCTCTTCAGGTGAAAGGTCGACGAAGCACACCACTTCTACGCGCCTTATCTTACAACATAACTAAACAACCAGAAAAAATTGACTTGAAAAAATCAGCTGATCTTCTTTTCTCTATGGCTGCTCTGAATTTCCCTGATCCAGTATTGATGGATAGAATATGCAG TGATGTTATAGACATTCTACCAGAGAACACGGATAAACCAGCTGTTGTAAACTCCATTTTAGTATCACTCGGTTTGCTCAAATATCGTCATGAGACAGTCTTACTAGCCTTAACGAAGTGGatacaaaaatatagaaaaatctgTAGACCAGGTGACATAGCATCAGCAATCATCACGCTGGCTACTGTTGACTACATGCCAGCTCAACTGGATTCTCTGATAGAG GAAGCATTATCACTAAAAGAGGACGAAATGACAAAAGCTTCGTCGTGGCTCGACCTCGTGTTCTCTCTGCTAATCTTGGACAAAGCGCAGGAACATCACCTCGTCTCTACACTCAAGCCTGAATTTATTGATAAACTACTTTCTGCGGGTG aAATACCCATCCCATCTCGACGCAAGCTGATGGCGATAGACGCGTACGTAGGTCTCAAATTCCCATCCACATCTATACGACTAGCGGAAGACATAGCAGTCGGTGTCCCGATAGTTTATACAAAGGAAAAAGCGCTCTATGTCCAGAACATCATGGACACGTTCAGGAGTCTAGTTTCAGCAGAAACGTTTTTAAGGAAGGAGTGTCAATCGGGAATGGGATTTCTTTATG ATGCAGAGTTCGTTGTGGATTCAAAATGCCATCCGGTATCTTTAGATAAAGCGGCTAACAGAAAGGA TGTACATAGGATAGCAGTATTAGGTTTGGATTATCACGACCTCACGAGGAAGGAGCCTGTTCCTCTCGGGGTTAACAAGTTATACAGCCGGCTATTGCAACTTAAA GGATTCAAAGTCTTAGAGATTCCATACACGGAGTTCAATCCTAAAGAGAAGCTGGTCATAAGGGTTCAGTACATCGAAAATCGGCTGAAGGAAATTATTACATCGACCAAGACGAGTTAG